From Daucus carota subsp. sativus chromosome 6, DH1 v3.0, whole genome shotgun sequence:
ttatgttttatatattgagATGATGTATGGATCACCAGATAGCGGACCTTTCGATCCTTTTCATTCTTTAATTTGTTTTCCTCTTGCCCAGTGCTAATATCGGAATCTTCCACAGTACCATCTATCATAATAGgcaatcaaaatttaattatcagataaatagTCTTGAAAACTATAATTGAGCAATGTAACATATTGCTTTAATTTAGGAGGGTATATGAATGTTGTGGAGTGGAAGTGGAAAGTTTTGTTTAGTTCTTTTAGGCATATTAAGCGTTCAGAAGAGGTACAAATTGCAAACTATATTTTCAtaagaaataaattaagttaatcaACATACATCAATTTTTTCGGTATAGTTAAATATTTAGTGCGGAAAAAATAGAGCTTTTTATGAATGCAAGTAGAATATCTTATCTAGTGTATACAGCTTGGATTCAAGATATGCATTTCAATTCCCCTTCAAAGATTTGGATGCAATGATAACAGCAGTCTGGTCAAAGAAATTTCTCTTTCTTCAGCTGACACTGCTAAGATATTCTGTATATCACCCTACTAGTGACACAGACATCATACGCATACTATAGACTATTGAGTTCCATTTAAATGGTGTAAGTATAAACCAGGATTTTGAAATTACAATGACTTGGTAACTGACCTTCGTTTCCTTGACCCACACGTTTAATTGCTCCGAGGACCTTATATGCCTCTGAGTGCACTGAGTCTACCCTCATTGAGTATATTTTAACTCCGGCTTCAAGGGTGCAACTTGCCTGCAAGGAATACAAATGACATAAAGAAAGGCTCCTACTGATAGAACGATTACGTCAGTGTACTAGATGGGTTAGTAACCCGAGTTCAAAGCAACATCTTTATCAGAGTCATCCAAGTGTTGTAAATCCTTGTTTTTGGTCTTCAAAGCTTGAATGAGAATTAGCTTTGCCTCAAATTTAACAACACTCATCAAAAGAACTGCTAAATTATGTAGCTATTTGTTAGAACGAATCACTGTGAACAAACATTGCGAAAAAGGAATGCACTAGTCCATTAAGAACACTTAGGAAAGCAATCCCTACAACAACAGAGGCTCCATGATATAAAATATCCAGTATATATCAATTGGATTGGACAAGGTAATAAGATGCCTAATATATGAGCACAAATATCACCCAAGCAGTACCATGGTTATTCAAAAGTGGCCGTTCTCTTTATCAGCTAAATAGAGTCACATATGATAGAACCTCTCATCCCCATATCCAACAATTCTGTAATTGAGTCAATATAGTAATGAATCTAGCTCAAACCCCTATTTTTTAgtatggtactccctccgtctcttattacttttcctgtttctcttcggcacgtttgccaatacacacttttgatccttaatatcattaatttcGTATtggttttaaatataaaaccttcactgtattaaagtactcgtgaatacgaatccaataagatcactcatgactatatttagtcttatagattagacgtaaattagtaatttgtctcatgttatgaacagtcccgacatatgaaacgagaaaagaataaagaaacggagggagtaacaaagtTGGAAGTTTTTCGGACAGTTAGcttaatatataaattctttATAAGTTCCTCATATTAGTGTAGAAGTAGTCACAAGTAACCTGTACTATTTGCACGTGATTGCGTTTGTCAGTGCTAGTTTCTATAGTATGTGGTCTTTATGAAGATTCATTTCAGAATCCATAATACAATCACAAAGGACTGCTTGCATAAGTTATTGTTTGTTGCTCGCTTGCTTCTATCTCCGCGTAACTACTTAGTACattgtattaatattaaaaaaccaCTAGAACATATATAGTAACAAACTAATTATCTATTAAGTATTACTACTATTATCAACTCTCGGTTAAACAAGACCTCAAACAACAAATACCTTTTGGAAATTAGTTTCGACATCATTCTCCACATCGACTTTTATAATATCACAGAGATGATCGATCAAAGTTAGCTCCCACGTATTCTTCTGATTAATTTTCTGCATAGCAAAACACACCACAATTCAAAACCATAACCTAGACGATTATATCACGGTAATCATAATAATTTGTAAGTAACCGACATTTTCGCTGGCAAGCTTGATGCAATTCTGAAACAACTCGAGGATATTTTCCTTATTGAGACAGGGAGAAGAATCGGAAGGCGCGGAGGGAGCAACGACGGTGGTTGCTTTGCGGCGAATAGCGGCGGCACGAGCGATGGCGCGTGCCTGAGCGCGTTCGAGTTGGTCATCGTTGGAGGCTAAGAAGAATGGGCTTCCAGGAGAGAGAATTTGGGGGCGCTGCTTGGGAATGGGATTAGGGCTTAAAGCTCCAGCCATTTTTAGGGACTGGATTGAGACTTTGGAACAGAACAATGAAATTTTCGTTTTTCCCTCCTTTGGTTTGAATTGTTGGGGGGACGATATAATGCAGCTTCGGCCCCTGatattttacactttttttagttagacccagtgttgtaaaaagcgggaatcggacttagtcggtgaaggcaccgtccagcgattaatcggataatcggagattaatcggagtgattaatcggatcattaatcgtaatcaatctaatattattttttaaattatatatattaatataattatatataatataaatttatagtcatataaaatcaaaagattaatgaCTTTTTACAACACAAAACATTCCTTTATATACATCTACAAGTCTagtcatctcatatataaacttgaatttaATTGAATCTGCGAaggaagatattcaaaatttatgtaattagagtTTAGGAGCCAATATTGAAAGAGTGAAAGGtaataaaaatagttttaatttctttattttgtcATTTCTgtgccttttgttttatttaaagttaaaattaaaattttaattttttttactttttattttttaatttttttaaattcaccgatttttgaccgactttttccgattagtcccgacttttgaccgattaatcccgattttgaccgattttctgaaaaaacgattttttcaccgattaacgcttaatcgagacggtggccgaccgaacagcgattaatcgccgattaatcccgattaatcgccgacttttagaacactggacTTAGACCACCATTcataattaatactccctccgtccccttttacatgtccatttcgcttttcgaggagtcaaattgaccaatttttcactaaacattacaaattatctattcatcatttctaaaatctgaaagttgcatattaaaatatattaaatatactttttaatgatataatttttattatttttctcaattatctgatacatgtaaagttcagtcaaaatatagtcaatttgactggtcaaaaatcaaaatggacatgtaaaaagggacggatgGAGTGCTGTaaagggaaaattaattctaacatTCCTGAATTATCGGCAATTTTTTTCTAGACCACTGGAcgataaatcaaaataaataaataattgaacTTTCGAATTTTTATTATAGTCTTTCCGTTAAATTTTAGTAAACGTATGTTCCATTTTGCTGATttgacaattttaaaaataaatcaaaaatatctCAGTAAATTAGGGTTTCTCAGTAAATTacaaaaaagtaatttttatgtttaatatttttttatcaaacatatatttttagaaatttaatgataaatttaaatacaaCATATTGTTTATTCGAAAatgatttttgtaaaaaaaattaaaaaaaaaataaattgttcaaaaaaaaaaacacgctACCATcttctgatttattttttactttataGTTTAtcacacaaacatatatttttattttacaattaaGCACGACTTCAAATCCGGATTTAAAACCCCGGGTCATTATTCTCCTACAAATAAATTACAGACATGTCAGGTAGTGCAAAAGCAGACATCGAGAAAACTGGTAAATTTAAAAGCAATTCTACACATGAGTTTTTCTCTGAAAAGTCATATCTAGAGAAACTAGAAACTGATCCCCGCTGACACAAGTTTCACAATAAAACCTCACAAAAGCATcaactttttttatattacatcttaaaaaaacacaaacattaaaatattatcaaaatgtCATCcgatttgatttttataaaaacacggCAACACAACAGGTTTGAAGAGGGTTCACAAAAGGAGCCTTAAATTTAACTTGCTCCTCGTACTCGTGTAAGGCAACATTTGAGTATAGCTTCCAAAACACGAATTTATGTATATTCTATATATGCAATCTTCCAATAGAAAACACAAAAGTTTGTATACAAttctacaattgtttccaaGAGATGAATTACTGGTAAATTGATCCATAGCTTAACAAATGTGAAATAAATTCTTGAACACTTTGCATTCTTTCTCTTTGATATTCTATGCAGCTATGGCAAATCTATCTCAGCTGAATACAGTAACTGTTTTAGGAACCAATACATATGTGCCCTAGGTGGAGGTGTTCATTAGATATCCTACTATGCATCCTAGAATAGCGCCAGCGAAAACCTGTCAAGGCAATAATGGAATACCATTCAATATATAGCAGTATACAAGGACCTAAATTTTGTTATTAACAATTTTAGTGTTTCAAAATTTGGAAATCCATATTTGCATACTACAATGTGAACATATAGTGATATAGCATAAAATGGTTTCATTTAGATACACAGTTTACTGTTTAGATTCGTACAACAGACCTGAAGTGGTGTGTGCCCAAGAGAATCGCGCAACGGTCTGGATGTCGATAGAGGGTGTTCAGGAGGAAATTCACACACAATTTGGTTCAGCAACTGCATCATAGAGTAGACCAAAGTACAGATAAAGAGGATACTATAATTAGGACCACACCATATGTCAATCAACAGAAATTTCGTTTATTACTTAAACAAAACTCTACTGTTAGGCTCAAAGAGAACCAGAGGGAAACCGTGAAATTCTGATAATTGATTCGAAAATAAACAGAGAAATTGGAAAATAGGGAGAGCTAACATATATGCCAAGGACAGAACAATAATTTTGATCTTATCTTACTTCAGCTTGTCGTCCAGCATGAAGCCTAACACCGGTTGCATCATACATAACCTACAAACATTTCAAACCAAACGATCCTGTATTAGCTATTTTATATGGTCGGAAGTCTATCAAATCACAGCACAATGTTTACCAACAGGGAACTAAAACAAAAAAAGGAAACCTTCCTAGACAAACAAACCAAACTTGTGAGCTCAGAGCAAAATCATTTCCTAATTTAGCAAAATTGAGCATAAAACCACACAGTAGCAACGtaaacttacaaacaaataccCGAGACAATTTGGCAGCCGACAGTACATAATCATACGCAGAAATATTAAAGAAGATCGAAACACGAAAGGCACTTACAACACAAGCTAAAACAACGGCGATTGCAAAAGCAGGGGAGGCAGATCCATCTTGTAATCCAACAGACACTACAAGCGCCATTACAGTGGAAGAATGCGAAGACGGCATTCCACCAGAATCAAGCATCTTTTTGGAGTCCCATCTCTTCTCCTTATACCTGAGAATCTAGCATAAACACATATTCCATTAACACAAATATAATCCATTAATTTATCGCGATTAAAAATGTAGCGAGCAAAGAAATCAATTAAAGCACTCGAATAATAGTAGATATAGATATAAAAGTGAAGGATCGAATCGAACCAAGTGGTGAAGAGCTTGAGGAATTGAGCGATGGCGCAGGCGAGAAAAGCGGAGAGAAGAGGGATGTTCACGGGGAGGAGAGAAGCTGGAGAGGCCGGCGAAGAGGAGGTGTTTAAGGTGCTGGACGACGTCGCATCGGCGACGGTCATCACCTCGTTCATTGGGGCTTTTTTCCGTCGGGTCAACGATCCGAATGTAGAGCCCACACCCGGTGATGAGATTTATTAAACAATCAGTTGATGTACACAGACGATATAGAGATAAGAAGAAAGgaatgtgtgtatgtatgtatcttgATTTGTGTTTTTAGTCAAATTTTTAGACCTATTCTTTCTCATTTTTCCACGTTTAAGTATTTAACtgtagcagcagcagcagcaacaaaaaaaaaaaaaaagtatttaacTGTAAGTAAAAGGACTGCTTGTTTGTCTGGcttctgaatttttttataataattaaatattttttggtgttaaaataaaaacatttctacaataattataattatattttgttctaaGATTTACTTATATTCCAGGtatcacatatatttttaaaagaaatttaaGTTTTCACTTTTAACTAACTCTATACCACTAAATAACTACTCTATATCTATTTTCATCTTTTAGTGAGATGACAATTATAGTAGCATCTATTTTTTGTTACATATTCTGaaacatttaatattatttttattttaatataataaaatttgtcaaaaaattaaTAGGACTAGTCGACCTTTGGATTATATTTAATGGAAGCAGGTCCATATGACTGTGGAGTGTGGACCGGTTAACTTAGTACATCCAGCTAAGCCTGTCAATGGATTGGGTTCGGATCGGATCAGCCTTAATCCATAttcatatccatttattttatcagatttggattcggatcggatcgggatcGGATTTTTACAGGCCGATCCATATCCGGATCCATTAGGATCACGGAtcacggatcggatatccggatccgtttagttttttttacttagatttaaaaatatttttttaaaaaaatcatgtcaGTGATTTTTAAAGGAAGGACATGATGAAATGAGACCCTGTGATCCAAATATCTTCTtacatttttattctattaaaaatcacaaattaagaGGCAAAATACACAAAATGATAGAATTTTCAAGATACCAATACTATTTGCTAGTATAACTTTACAACTCATTCAACtggtcaattaaacaattagtcAAACACAATCACAACCCACGACTCACATAAATAGTATCCAGGGACTACTATAACTAAAAATAACTACtgcaactaaaaaattataatttatttattttatttttatttattttatttttattatatatatttatatttatttatatatattctaccgGATCGGGTCATTAACGGATCGGATCACCTTAAATCCATATCCGTTCCATTTATAATCGGATTTTTCTTATCGGATTagatttcggatcggatttttttccGATGAATTCATATCCGCTAAAAAAGCCctggatcggatcggatcggaacTCCGCTCCATTGACAGGCCTACATCCAGCGCCTTTAATCGATGGACGGGAAAAATGAACCCGTCCAACGTTTCTTTTTAATCGCTGGACGtattaaaatgaatattataatcCTATACGCCGGATGAATATCCAATGACCAAAAAATTATAGACATGCTATCGATGGCTGTGGACAAAGACCCATATTTAATTAgttgaattaattttaatttattctcaGGGCAAGTCACATGTCCAGGATTTCGGCTACTTGAATTTGCAACTGCCAGGCCCAGTGTTATCATTTCggaaacaaaatattaaaatttagcatCCAGATGTAAAGCTGGTTTCAGGCAAACTCCCTCCACAACATGTGGAAGCCTCGGGCTGATTACGAGTATATTTTTCCACATTTCGATGGATGTCAAAAGACCAACAACCTGACAGGTTGTAAAAGTCATGCAAAATTGTCATCTTACATATCTATTGTTATTTTGCTAATATCTACTCTTGGACATGTACAGAGTTCCAGCAACTAGTAGTCATCTCAAGGTTCTAACTATTATATCACGCAGGGGTCATGGAGTTGTGATTCCTTGAGCATCATATAACAGGGGTCCAGCAGAGCCTGAACTCTTTCTGCTAGGGGCTGGAGTATTCTTGCGCGAGATCCGTTTTGTGGGCACCAGAGTAGGTTCCAACTCCACCTCTTCAAACTCTGGATCACTATCACTGTCATCTCCACCCTTGAAGACTGGGTGGAGGTAAGCATTTTGAAGATATTCCTTTAAGTTCAGGCTTGGCTCCCGTGTACGTTCTAGTATATCTTTCATCTTCGCTTCCTGAAAAGTCCACAAAATTATATGGAGGAGGAGAAAGCTTCAACTATGAACAAATAAGTTACAGG
This genomic window contains:
- the LOC108225239 gene encoding uncharacterized protein LOC108225239, encoding MNEVMTVADATSSSTLNTSSSPASPASLLPVNIPLLSAFLACAIAQFLKLFTTWYKEKRWDSKKMLDSGGMPSSHSSTVMALVVSVGLQDGSASPAFAIAVVLACVVMYDATGVRLHAGRQAELLNQIVCEFPPEHPLSTSRPLRDSLGHTPLQVFAGAILGCIVGYLMNTST